One window of Pseudacidobacterium ailaaui genomic DNA carries:
- a CDS encoding TonB-dependent receptor, producing MRLRFVLLCLLLLSSGWAGAQSNTAGAIAGTVLDAEGRVIAHAQLALRNPSTGFERNLTASEAGRFFFEELPPGTYTLMVGADGFAPWMASSLTVEVGRLTHIVPQLAVGTAQTTVRVSGDASQIDTTTAAVSENITQDQIENLPSNSRRWSSFALLAAGVTPDQDGYGLLSFRGISVLLNNNTIDGADNNQAFFSEERGRTRIGYSTTQAAVREFQVNTSNFSAEYGRAAGGVVNTVTKSGGNQVHGELFFYNRDRDLSAINPFTTITTRNADGQFITSPFQPEDTRRQWGLSAGGPIRREKLFWFFAYDQYRRNFPAIARADDPQKFFETPTSSQVQTLAARIQQTYEQALASYNKLLNGLNTLLGNVPRNGNQIIFFPKIDWQMGERHHLTFQYNHMRWNSLNGAQTGASETYGIASFGNDFVKEDWGLARWQYFLSANLLNEMRYQYGRDTESEFAAPPAPFEQSLSRNVYGHAPQISIAPSSSGFRFGKPAFLDRPAYPDERLHQFVDMVTWVRGSHVFKFGYDLNYVTDYSNNLYAQNGVYDYANVLDFAADYYSPGHCSGTTTGAGNLPCYSWFEQGVGPTTFQFQTADYAGFVSDEWKLGHGLTLSLGVRYEYEQLPDTNRNLVNPDIPQTAALPHDKNNFGPRLGLAWDILGKGHTVLRAGYGMYYGRIINSTAFTALTATGSAHSQRTYFYRPRDAGAPPFPYVFSSNPVLAVKPNAVYFDPHAQNPQVHQTELSLEQDLGHKTVLTLTYMGSTGRELPNFVDTNIDLSAVQRITYIIDDATGKGPLKGTYTTNFFAKRINPNYQQITDIFTETNSWYQAGVMRLAHRSRVLDLHGSYTYAHAIDFNQNESTFADLNDVLDPTNFRLEYGNSSFDIRHRITGGAVLHAPWDLHGIWGHLANGYRLAPTAELRTGLPFTMRTTGSIPAPACSYQNALIFDYAPACLSAGGTGVITDAGYQVEGLGASINGSGGDNRLPTVGRNTFRYPRVYNVDARFSKTTRLGDRCTLEILGEVFNVLNHQNATSVDTIGYSISNLKTENDTAHLTFLSGANGQPRFGTITNSNSTTLYRERQVQFALRLHF from the coding sequence TTGAGGCTGCGCTTCGTTTTGTTGTGCCTGCTGCTGTTGTCTTCCGGATGGGCCGGTGCCCAGTCAAACACCGCCGGCGCCATTGCCGGGACGGTGCTTGACGCTGAAGGCCGCGTCATTGCCCATGCCCAGCTTGCCTTACGCAACCCCTCTACCGGATTTGAGCGCAATCTGACGGCCAGCGAGGCCGGACGCTTCTTCTTTGAAGAGCTGCCCCCAGGGACCTACACGCTGATGGTGGGCGCCGATGGATTCGCCCCCTGGATGGCGTCGTCACTCACCGTGGAAGTTGGCCGCCTGACGCACATTGTCCCGCAGCTTGCCGTGGGGACCGCCCAGACCACCGTGCGCGTCAGCGGCGACGCCAGCCAGATTGACACCACCACCGCCGCCGTCTCAGAGAACATCACTCAGGACCAAATCGAAAATCTGCCCTCGAACAGCCGCCGTTGGTCCAGTTTTGCCCTGCTTGCGGCCGGCGTCACCCCGGACCAGGACGGTTATGGCCTGCTCAGCTTTCGCGGTATTAGTGTTCTGCTCAACAACAACACCATCGATGGTGCGGACAACAACCAGGCCTTTTTTTCCGAAGAGCGCGGACGGACCCGCATTGGCTATTCCACCACGCAGGCTGCCGTGCGCGAATTTCAGGTAAACACGTCGAACTTCTCTGCCGAATATGGACGCGCCGCAGGAGGGGTCGTCAATACCGTTACCAAAAGCGGAGGCAACCAGGTCCACGGTGAGTTGTTCTTCTACAATCGCGACCGGGACCTTTCTGCGATCAACCCATTCACCACCATCACCACGCGGAATGCCGACGGCCAATTCATCACCTCTCCCTTTCAGCCCGAGGACACGCGCCGCCAATGGGGACTGAGCGCCGGAGGCCCCATCCGAAGAGAAAAGCTCTTCTGGTTCTTCGCCTATGACCAGTACAGGCGTAACTTTCCTGCCATTGCCCGGGCTGATGATCCACAGAAGTTCTTTGAAACGCCGACCTCTTCACAGGTCCAGACGCTTGCCGCCCGTATTCAGCAGACATACGAGCAGGCGCTTGCCAGCTACAACAAGCTGCTCAATGGCCTCAACACTCTGCTGGGCAATGTTCCTCGCAACGGCAATCAGATCATTTTCTTTCCCAAGATTGACTGGCAGATGGGCGAGCGCCATCACCTGACCTTCCAGTACAACCACATGCGCTGGAACTCGCTCAATGGTGCTCAGACTGGGGCCTCGGAAACCTATGGCATCGCCAGCTTCGGCAACGATTTCGTAAAAGAAGACTGGGGCCTTGCGCGCTGGCAATACTTTCTCAGCGCAAACCTGCTCAATGAGATGCGCTATCAGTACGGGCGCGATACGGAATCTGAGTTTGCCGCTCCGCCAGCACCTTTTGAGCAAAGCCTTTCCCGAAATGTCTACGGACACGCGCCGCAAATCTCAATTGCGCCATCGAGCTCCGGCTTTCGTTTTGGTAAGCCGGCATTTCTCGACCGCCCTGCTTATCCTGACGAGCGCCTTCATCAGTTTGTGGACATGGTGACCTGGGTCCGCGGCAGCCATGTCTTCAAGTTTGGATACGACCTTAACTATGTGACCGACTACAGCAACAATCTCTATGCCCAGAATGGCGTCTATGACTATGCCAATGTCCTCGATTTTGCTGCGGATTACTACTCTCCCGGCCACTGCTCCGGGACCACCACCGGGGCCGGCAACCTGCCTTGTTATTCCTGGTTTGAGCAGGGAGTTGGCCCGACGACCTTCCAGTTCCAGACCGCCGACTACGCCGGGTTTGTCTCCGACGAGTGGAAGCTGGGCCACGGTCTGACGCTTTCTCTGGGGGTCCGCTATGAATATGAACAGCTTCCCGATACCAACAGGAACCTGGTGAATCCGGACATTCCTCAGACTGCCGCCCTCCCCCATGACAAAAACAACTTCGGCCCGCGCCTGGGCCTGGCCTGGGACATCTTAGGCAAAGGCCATACCGTCCTGCGCGCCGGATACGGCATGTATTACGGCCGCATCATCAACTCGACGGCCTTTACTGCGCTCACCGCTACCGGGTCCGCACACAGTCAACGAACGTATTTTTATCGCCCGCGGGACGCCGGGGCCCCGCCCTTTCCCTATGTCTTCAGCAGCAATCCGGTGCTGGCCGTCAAGCCCAACGCCGTATATTTTGACCCGCACGCGCAAAACCCGCAGGTCCACCAGACCGAGCTCTCCCTGGAACAGGACCTTGGGCACAAGACCGTCCTGACACTGACCTACATGGGCAGTACTGGCCGCGAATTGCCCAACTTTGTGGACACAAATATCGACCTCTCTGCCGTGCAGCGCATCACTTACATCATTGATGACGCGACCGGGAAGGGGCCGCTCAAAGGTACCTACACTACGAACTTCTTTGCCAAACGCATCAACCCTAATTATCAGCAGATCACCGACATCTTCACGGAAACCAACTCCTGGTATCAGGCCGGGGTCATGCGACTGGCTCACCGATCGCGCGTCCTCGACCTTCACGGCAGCTACACTTACGCCCACGCCATCGATTTCAACCAGAACGAGAGCACCTTTGCCGACCTGAACGATGTGCTCGACCCCACGAACTTTCGGCTTGAATACGGCAATTCCAGCTTTGATATTCGCCACCGCATCACCGGAGGCGCTGTACTGCATGCACCCTGGGACCTGCATGGAATCTGGGGCCATCTGGCCAATGGATACCGTCTGGCCCCCACGGCCGAGCTCCGCACCGGCCTTCCTTTTACCATGCGGACGACCGGCTCCATTCCGGCCCCGGCGTGTTCCTATCAAAACGCGCTCATCTTCGACTATGCCCCGGCCTGTCTTTCTGCCGGAGGCACCGGGGTCATTACCGACGCCGGCTATCAGGTCGAAGGACTCGGTGCCAGCATCAACGGCTCTGGGGGAGACAATCGCCTGCCCACCGTCGGACGCAATACCTTTCGCTATCCTCGCGTCTATAACGTGGATGCGCGGTTTTCCAAAACCACCCGGCTGGGCGACCGCTGCACATTGGAGATTTTGGGCGAAGTCTTCAATGTGCTGAACCACCAGAATGCTACCAGCGTGGATACCATCGGCTATTCCATCAGCAATCTCAAAACCGAGAACGACACCGCCCACCTTACCTTCCTGAGCGGGGCCAACGGACAACCACGCTTCGGCACCATCACCAACTCCAACAGCACCACGCTCTACCGAGAACGCCAGGTTCAGTTCGCCCTCAGGCTGCATTTTTAG
- the obgE gene encoding GTPase ObgE: MFIDEARIRVKAGDGGNGCVAFRREKFVPRGGPSGGDGGRGGDVIMEASQRHNTLVHFRFNPEHKAERGRHGEGSNCTGRDGESIVLKVPVGTMLYDDETGELVHDFQTPDERIVIARGGRGGRGNQHFATPTHQAPREHEPGRPGEERRYRLELKLLADVGLVGYPNVGKSTLISRISAAKPKIADYPFTTLEPNLGVVTIGAAPYEESYVVADIPGLIEGASHGAGLGVQFLRHIERTRLLAHLVDVSDASGRPDPVEDFKVIQGELQSFGHGLDEKPMIVVAAKADVANPEKLKKLQTMAKRRKMPFYVISAVTGEGVDALKYAMGERVRELRSPKETVS; the protein is encoded by the coding sequence ATGTTTATCGACGAGGCAAGAATCCGGGTAAAAGCCGGTGACGGTGGTAATGGCTGCGTGGCCTTCCGCCGGGAAAAATTTGTGCCGCGCGGCGGTCCCTCTGGCGGAGACGGCGGACGCGGCGGCGATGTGATTATGGAAGCTAGCCAGCGGCACAACACGCTGGTGCACTTCCGGTTCAATCCTGAACACAAGGCCGAGCGCGGACGACACGGCGAGGGGTCCAACTGCACCGGGCGCGATGGCGAAAGCATTGTGCTGAAAGTACCGGTCGGCACCATGCTCTACGACGATGAGACCGGCGAGCTGGTGCACGACTTCCAGACGCCCGATGAGCGCATTGTAATTGCCCGCGGCGGACGCGGCGGACGCGGCAACCAGCACTTTGCCACCCCTACGCACCAGGCCCCGCGCGAGCATGAGCCAGGACGTCCGGGCGAGGAGCGGCGCTATCGTCTGGAGTTGAAACTGCTGGCCGATGTGGGACTGGTGGGCTATCCCAACGTGGGTAAATCGACACTCATCTCCAGGATTTCAGCCGCAAAGCCAAAGATTGCGGACTATCCCTTTACCACGCTGGAGCCAAATCTTGGGGTCGTAACGATTGGCGCAGCTCCGTATGAAGAGAGCTATGTCGTAGCGGACATTCCCGGGCTGATTGAAGGCGCAAGCCACGGCGCTGGACTCGGTGTGCAGTTCCTGCGCCATATTGAGCGCACACGTCTGCTGGCGCATCTGGTAGACGTTTCCGACGCCAGCGGAAGGCCCGACCCGGTGGAAGACTTCAAAGTAATTCAGGGGGAGTTACAGAGCTTTGGCCACGGTCTGGATGAGAAGCCCATGATCGTCGTTGCGGCCAAGGCCGATGTGGCCAATCCGGAGAAGCTCAAAAAGCTGCAAACCATGGCGAAGCGGCGGAAGATGCCGTTTTATGTGATTTCTGCGGTTACAGGCGAGGGCGTTGATGCGTTGAAGTATGCCATGGGCGAGCGGGTGCGGGAGTTGCGGAGTCCGAAGGAAACAGTTTCCTAG
- a CDS encoding MoaD/ThiS family protein, producing the protein MVRVILPQHLRTLAQVKDEVLLDVAATATLASVLDALEAKYPVLRGTIRDHTTKQRRAFLRFFACQEDLSHEPPDTVLPEAVIQGKEPFIILGAVAGG; encoded by the coding sequence ATGGTCCGTGTCATACTCCCGCAGCACCTGCGCACGCTGGCGCAGGTAAAAGATGAGGTGTTGCTCGACGTGGCAGCCACGGCGACGCTGGCGTCCGTGCTCGATGCTCTGGAGGCAAAGTACCCGGTCCTGCGCGGGACCATCCGGGATCATACGACGAAGCAACGCCGCGCCTTTCTGCGCTTCTTTGCCTGCCAGGAAGACCTCTCCCACGAACCACCGGACACCGTTCTGCCCGAAGCCGTGATTCAGGGCAAAGAGCCGTTCATCATTCTGGGGGCAGTTGCCGGGGGGTGA
- a CDS encoding VOC family protein: MIRGITPFLWFQDQAEEAVDHYLSIFRNGRVLSASTRNGKVLLMSFELEGQKFQALNGGPIFQFTEAVSFLVNCETQEEVDHLWEKLSEGGQPGRCGWLKDKFGISWQIVPALLGQLMGDPNPRKAGAVMQAMMKMDKIILADLQRAYDQAA; encoded by the coding sequence ATGATACGAGGAATCACACCATTCCTGTGGTTTCAGGATCAAGCCGAAGAGGCTGTAGACCATTACCTGTCCATCTTCAGGAATGGCAGGGTCCTGAGCGCCTCGACAAGGAACGGGAAGGTGCTATTGATGAGTTTTGAATTGGAGGGCCAGAAGTTTCAGGCACTGAACGGCGGCCCCATCTTCCAGTTCACAGAAGCGGTTTCTTTTCTGGTGAATTGCGAGACGCAGGAGGAAGTAGACCATCTCTGGGAGAAGCTCTCTGAGGGGGGCCAGCCGGGCCGCTGCGGATGGCTCAAGGACAAGTTCGGGATATCGTGGCAGATCGTTCCTGCCCTGCTGGGCCAGCTGATGGGCGATCCAAATCCGCGAAAAGCAGGTGCAGTCATGCAGGCCATGATGAAGATGGACAAGATCATTCTTGCCGACCTGCAGCGCGCCTATGATCAGGCAGCGTGA
- a CDS encoding WD40/YVTN/BNR-like repeat-containing protein encodes MSKVRVLVGTRKGAFILTADGKRDKWEISGPHFAGWEIYHMKGSPVDPDRIYASQTSGWFGQVVQRSSDGGKTWETPGGGVGRSPEGFPIGESNRFVYDTSTESGTPLTTHQWYDGTQHPWEFKRVWHLEPSLTDPDTVFAGVEDAAIFRSTDGAHSWHELPGLRGNGTGPRWQPGAGGMCLHTIILDPGNPQRMYVAISAAGAFRTDDGGKSWTPINRGLRSQFLPDEDAEVGHCVHHIAMHPEHPNRLFMQKHWDVMRSDNAGDSWSEVSGNLPTDFGFVIDVHAHEPETIYVVPIKSDSEHYPLDGKLQVFRSRCGGNEWEPLTKGLPQSSCYVNVLRDAMSVDRLDKCGIYFGTTGGQVFASADAGDSWFPIVSHLPPVLSVEVQTLE; translated from the coding sequence ATGAGCAAAGTCAGAGTGCTGGTGGGGACGCGGAAAGGCGCATTCATTCTTACCGCCGACGGCAAGCGCGACAAGTGGGAGATCAGCGGCCCGCATTTCGCGGGCTGGGAGATCTACCACATGAAAGGCTCACCGGTCGATCCGGACCGCATCTATGCTTCGCAGACCAGCGGCTGGTTTGGGCAGGTGGTCCAGCGCTCCAGCGACGGCGGGAAGACCTGGGAAACGCCGGGAGGCGGGGTGGGAAGATCGCCGGAGGGCTTTCCCATCGGTGAGAGCAACCGTTTTGTCTACGATACCTCGACGGAAAGCGGCACTCCTTTGACGACCCACCAGTGGTATGACGGCACACAGCATCCCTGGGAATTTAAGCGTGTTTGGCATCTGGAACCTTCGCTTACAGACCCGGACACGGTCTTTGCCGGAGTCGAAGATGCGGCCATCTTCCGCTCGACGGACGGCGCGCACTCCTGGCATGAACTGCCCGGACTGCGCGGCAATGGTACAGGTCCGCGCTGGCAACCTGGGGCTGGCGGCATGTGCCTGCACACCATCATCCTTGACCCCGGCAATCCGCAGCGTATGTATGTTGCCATTTCTGCCGCAGGCGCCTTCCGCACTGACGACGGCGGCAAGTCATGGACGCCCATCAACCGCGGTCTGCGCTCGCAGTTTCTTCCTGATGAGGACGCCGAGGTCGGACACTGTGTGCACCACATTGCCATGCATCCCGAGCATCCAAACCGGCTCTTTATGCAGAAACACTGGGACGTCATGCGTAGTGACAATGCTGGCGATTCCTGGAGCGAGGTCAGCGGGAACCTGCCTACAGATTTCGGCTTTGTGATTGATGTGCATGCGCACGAGCCGGAGACCATTTACGTTGTTCCAATCAAAAGTGATTCGGAGCATTATCCGCTGGACGGCAAACTTCAGGTCTTCCGTAGCCGCTGCGGGGGAAACGAGTGGGAGCCCCTGACCAAAGGTCTTCCGCAGAGTAGCTGCTATGTCAATGTATTGCGCGACGCTATGTCCGTAGACCGCCTGGACAAGTGCGGTATCTATTTCGGCACGACTGGAGGACAGGTGTTCGCCTCAGCAGATGCAGGCGACTCATGGTTCCCCATCGTCAGCCATCTGCCGCCCGTTCTTTCCGTGGAAGTACAAACGCTGGAGTAG
- a CDS encoding winged helix-turn-helix transcriptional regulator has product MEVFGDRWSLLIVRDLMVKGFRRYNEFLASGEGIATNILADRLRRLEAAGIVQTEVDEADRRKLNYRLTEKGIDLAPVMLELLIWGARHERTGVPCAVIAEMAKDREGLLNEVRRRWEQRDPTPLLPWFARRTEEGR; this is encoded by the coding sequence TTGGAGGTCTTTGGCGACCGGTGGTCATTGCTGATTGTGCGCGATTTGATGGTGAAGGGGTTCCGGCGGTACAACGAATTTCTTGCCTCCGGGGAAGGCATTGCCACCAATATTCTGGCGGACCGGCTCAGGAGGCTTGAGGCCGCAGGGATCGTCCAGACGGAAGTAGATGAAGCAGACAGGCGAAAGCTGAATTACCGGCTGACAGAAAAGGGCATTGATCTTGCGCCGGTCATGCTGGAGCTGCTGATCTGGGGTGCACGTCATGAAAGAACAGGCGTGCCCTGTGCTGTGATTGCCGAGATGGCCAAGGACCGCGAGGGCCTTTTAAATGAGGTCCGGCGGCGCTGGGAGCAGCGCGACCCAACGCCCTTGTTGCCGTGGTTTGCGCGCAGAACAGAGGAGGGAAGATGA
- a CDS encoding RidA family protein has translation MSEKQAVSTPQAPAAIGPYSQAVRSGDFLYTSGQVGLDPVSGNVVAGGVEAQTTRAIENLKAVLEAAGTSLNNVVKTTVFLKNMADFAAMNAIYSTYFAPDGVVPPARSTVEVARLPKDALVEIEAIARI, from the coding sequence ATGAGCGAAAAACAGGCTGTTTCTACCCCTCAGGCCCCTGCGGCCATCGGCCCATACTCGCAGGCGGTGCGCAGCGGCGATTTTCTTTATACCTCTGGGCAAGTGGGACTCGATCCCGTGAGCGGGAACGTGGTTGCGGGCGGAGTCGAGGCCCAGACCACGCGTGCCATCGAAAACCTGAAGGCAGTGCTCGAAGCTGCGGGGACCAGTCTTAACAACGTGGTAAAGACAACGGTCTTTCTCAAAAACATGGCCGATTTCGCCGCTATGAATGCGATTTACAGCACGTATTTTGCGCCCGATGGCGTTGTCCCTCCGGCACGTTCCACAGTGGAGGTGGCGCGACTGCCCAAAGATGCTCTAGTAGAGATAGAAGCCATTGCCCGGATCTGA
- the msrB gene encoding peptide-methionine (R)-S-oxide reductase MsrB has product MAVEKIHRTEEEWRRLLTPEQYHITREKGTEPPFTGKLYYNHEDGIYRCVACGADLFTSDKKFESGSGWPSFWLPANTEAVETHEDLSHGMRRVEVTCARCGAHLGHVFPDGPQPTGLRYCINSAALTFEKA; this is encoded by the coding sequence ATGGCTGTTGAAAAAATCCATCGCACAGAGGAAGAATGGCGTAGGCTGCTGACTCCGGAGCAGTATCACATCACGCGTGAAAAGGGCACCGAGCCTCCGTTTACCGGAAAGCTGTATTACAACCACGAGGACGGCATCTACCGCTGCGTGGCTTGCGGCGCGGACCTGTTTACATCGGACAAGAAATTCGAGTCTGGCAGCGGATGGCCCAGTTTCTGGCTGCCTGCCAATACGGAAGCCGTCGAGACCCACGAAGACCTTAGTCACGGCATGCGCCGGGTGGAAGTCACCTGCGCCCGCTGTGGCGCACATCTGGGCCACGTGTTTCCTGATGGTCCGCAACCGACCGGGCTGCGCTACTGCATCAACTCAGCGGCACTCACATTTGAGAAAGCGTAG